The window CGAGTTGTCGTTGGAAGACTCGTTGACCGCCTTCGAGCAAGGTATCCGCCTGACCCGCGACTGTCAGGGCGCACTGGCGCAGGCTGAGCAGAAGGTACAAGTGCTGCTCGAGCGCGACGGTGAACTGGCCGAAGAGCCTTTCGATGCGGAACAGCCCGAATGATCGCGAACTATCAGGCGTTGAGTCAGAGCCGCGTCAATGCGGCGCTGGAAGGTCTGTTTGCAGCACCCGCTCCTGAGTTGACCCGCCTTTATGCCGCCATGCGCTACAGCGTGATGAATGGCGGCAAGCGCGTGCGTCCGCTGCTGGCCTATGCCGCTTGCGAAGCACTGGGTGGCAAGGCCGAAGACGCTAACGGCGCCGCCTGCGCAGTGGAGCTGATTCACGCGTATTCGCTGGTGCACGATGACCTGCCTGCCATGGACGACGACGATTTGCGTCGCGGCCAGCCCACCACTCACAAGGCCTTTGATGAGGCCTGCGCGATCCTGGCCGGTGACGGGCTGCAGAGCCTGGCATTCACTGCCCTGCTCGACCCGAGCCTGAGTTCTCGCGATGCCGACACGCGCTTGCAGATGGTCAGCGCCTTGGCGCAGGCCGCAGGGCCTGCTGGCATGGTCGGCGGCCAGGCCATTGATCTGGGCTCGGTGGGGCTCAAGCTGGACCAGGCGGCACTGGAATTCATGCACCGGCACAAGACCGGCGCGTTGATCGAGGCCAGCGTCAGACTCGGCGCCCTGGCCAGCGGTCATGCCGATCAGACCAGGCTCGATGCGTTGCAGGTGTATGCCCGCGCCGTTGGCCTCGCGTTCCAGGTGCAGGACGACATCCTCGACGTTGAAAGCGATACCGAGACCCTCGGCAAACGCCAGGGCGCGGACATCGCACGCGACAAACCGACCTACCCGGCGCTGCTCGGCCTGGAACCTGCTCGGCAGTACGCCTTGCAGTTGCGCGATCAGGCGATTGACGCCTTGCGACTTTTCGACGCATCTGCCGACCCGTTGCGTGAACTGGCTCGTTTTATCGTCGAACGGCGCAATTGATCGCTTTCATGTGATTGAAAAACTCCCGAACCGGACGCCATTGGCCGGGTCAGAGACTTGTATTTGAACGGTTTGCCTGCGCATCCGCCACTGCACTTCATGGGCAGCATGCGATGCATCAGGTAAACTGCCGCCTCTTTTACTTATAACGATTCGCCTGATGCCCACGACGTTCAAAGAGATCCCCCGCGTGCGCCCGACCACGCCGCTGCTCGACCGTGCTGACACGCCGGACGGCCTGCGTCGCCTGGGTGAAGCCGAGCTGGAAGCACTGGCCGATGAACTGCGCCTGGAGCTGCTCTATTCCGTTGGCCAGACCGGCGGGCATTTCGGTGCCGGCCTGGGTGTCATCGAGCTGACTATCGCCCTGCATTACGTGTTTGATACCCCCGACGACCGCCTGGTCTGGGACGTCGGCCATCAGGCGTATCCGCACAAGATCCTCACCGGCCGTCGCCAGCGCATGAACACCCTGCGCCAGAAAGACGGTGTGGCAGCCTTCCCGCGGCGCAGCGAGAGCGAGTACGACACCTTTGGCGTCGGGCACTCCAGCACTTCGATCAGCGCCGCACTGGGCATGGCGATAGCCGCCCGACTGCAAGGCAGCGATCGCAAGTCCATCGCGGTGATCGGTGACGGCGCGTTGACGGCGGGCATGGCGTTCGAAGCGCTGAACCATGCGCCGGAAGTCGCCGCCAACATGCTGGTGATCCTCAACGACAACGATATGTCGATCTCGCGCAATGTCGGCGGGCTGTCGAACTATCTGGCAAAGATCCTTTCCAGCCGCACGTACACCAGCATGCGCGAAGGCAGCAAAAAAGTGCTGTCGCGCCTGCCGGGTGCCTGGGAAATCGCGCGCCGCACAGAAGAATACGCCAAGGGCATGCTGGTCCCCGGCACGCTGTTCGAAGAGCTGGGCTGGAACTACATCGGGCCTATCGACGGCCACGACCTGCCGACCCTGATCGCCACGCTGCGCAACATGCGCGACCTCAAAGGCCCGCAGTTCCTGCACGTGGTGACCAAAAAAGGTAAAGGCTTCGCGCC of the Paucimonas lemoignei genome contains:
- the ispA gene encoding polyprenyl synthetase, which gives rise to MIANYQALSQSRVNAALEGLFAAPAPELTRLYAAMRYSVMNGGKRVRPLLAYAACEALGGKAEDANGAACAVELIHAYSLVHDDLPAMDDDDLRRGQPTTHKAFDEACAILAGDGLQSLAFTALLDPSLSSRDADTRLQMVSALAQAAGPAGMVGGQAIDLGSVGLKLDQAALEFMHRHKTGALIEASVRLGALASGHADQTRLDALQVYARAVGLAFQVQDDILDVESDTETLGKRQGADIARDKPTYPALLGLEPARQYALQLRDQAIDALRLFDASADPLRELARFIVERRN
- the xseB gene encoding exodeoxyribonuclease VII small subunit yields the protein MARKKAALDFEQSLADLQTLVERLENGELSLEDSLTAFEQGIRLTRDCQGALAQAEQKVQVLLERDGELAEEPFDAEQPE